One Clostridium estertheticum DNA segment encodes these proteins:
- a CDS encoding MFS transporter produces MKLIKNRIFMTILATDIIQQLAIWVRNISIMFFVMEISKNNPLAVSTLNLVEYVPMVLLTFVGGVIADKYNPKKLMILGDSLSSVSFIVLGYVMAKGLLISIFAVVLISATVTQFSYPASQKYFKEYIPEEQVEQAVGISQLLGSMFYVIGPFLGSYFYFKFGIKTTLVILSMLFLVSIALISTLPNKKFHTLESDGFKEDVKLTFKYVKENKTILRLFKVFALLSFTLGIANNLDIFVVTERLGLDKGFYQFFSGVAGVGVVVGGLLYVVFAKYLSNFKVLFIFITVLTVTIFFEGYSTMTVVTIALQFIDNAMLSIISIYVVASITKVTDQEYLGKVNGLSSTIMYLGISIGTIFSGIAMKSISLVFAYGVGSSALLILILVLYLDSKKGNN; encoded by the coding sequence ATGAAGTTAATTAAAAATAGGATATTTATGACGATTTTAGCCACAGATATAATTCAACAACTTGCTATATGGGTTCGTAACATTTCCATAATGTTTTTTGTTATGGAAATATCAAAAAATAATCCATTAGCTGTATCTACATTGAATTTAGTAGAGTATGTACCAATGGTGCTTTTAACTTTTGTTGGAGGGGTTATCGCCGATAAGTACAATCCTAAAAAGCTTATGATACTAGGTGATTCTCTTAGTTCAGTTTCTTTCATAGTACTAGGTTACGTTATGGCTAAAGGACTATTAATTAGTATTTTTGCAGTGGTATTGATATCAGCAACCGTTACACAGTTTTCATATCCAGCTTCACAAAAATATTTTAAAGAATATATTCCTGAGGAACAAGTTGAACAAGCTGTAGGAATTTCACAGTTATTAGGTTCAATGTTCTATGTAATAGGACCATTTTTAGGTTCATATTTCTATTTTAAATTTGGTATAAAAACAACATTAGTGATACTTTCAATGTTGTTTTTAGTTTCAATAGCTTTAATATCGACATTACCAAATAAAAAGTTTCACACTTTAGAAAGTGATGGATTTAAAGAGGATGTTAAACTAACATTTAAATATGTAAAAGAGAATAAAACTATACTAAGGCTTTTTAAAGTATTTGCTTTATTATCATTTACATTAGGAATAGCTAATAATCTTGATATATTTGTTGTTACAGAAAGACTAGGTTTAGATAAAGGATTCTATCAATTCTTTTCAGGAGTAGCAGGTGTAGGGGTAGTTGTAGGAGGATTACTATATGTGGTTTTTGCAAAATATTTATCAAATTTTAAGGTACTGTTTATATTTATAACAGTATTAACCGTTACTATTTTTTTTGAAGGATATTCAACAATGACAGTAGTAACAATAGCATTACAATTTATAGATAATGCTATGTTATCTATTATAAGTATATATGTTGTAGCATCAATTACTAAGGTGACAGACCAAGAGTATTTAGGGAAAGTAAATGGATTATCATCAACAATAATGTATTTAGGTATAAGTATAGGAACTATATTCTCAGGAATAGCGATGAAAAGTATTTCTCTTGTATTTGCCTACGGTGTAGGAAGTTCAGCTTTACTAATTTTAATACTAGTATTATATTTGGATAGCAAAAAAGGAAATAATTGA